From the Prosthecobacter sp. SYSU 5D2 genome, the window GGCTTCGTGAGCCTCCGGGCTGATGGCACCGAGGGACATGGCAGCCGTGGTGAAACGGACGCGGATGTCTTCGATCGGCTCCACTTCATCAAGCGGGATGGGGCCATCGCTGCTCGGGACAAACTCCAGGAGGTCTTTGAGGGCCACGGGCGAGTTTTCAAGCTGGGCGGCGACGTACTTCTGGTAGTCCTCCGGAGCACCGGACTTGACGAAGGTGTGGAAATTTTTGATGACCGGGCCAGTGACGGCATGGATCTCGCCTTTCTGACGCGGGCGGTAGTAGCCCGGATCTCCAAGGTCCACCTTGGAGGCGGCGGCGGGAGCGGTGCCATCATCTGGAACAGCCTGGCCGAAGCCGAGGGCATGACGAGCGAGGGCTTCTTCAGCGATCTCCGCGTAACCGATGCCGGCGATCTGGGAAGGCGTGCCGCTGAAGCAGTAATCCATGACTTCCTTGCCGATGCCGACGGCTTCGAAGATCTGGGCGCCGGTGTAGCTGCTGAGCACGGAGATGCCCATCTTGCTCATGATCTTGAGCACGCCTTTTTCCAGGCCCTTGCGGTAGTTGGCGAGGACCTTCGGGTAGTCGTAGCCTTCCAGGGCGGGCTTGCGGGCGGTCTTGTCCGCCTCCAGCACTTCCTGGATGGTATCAAAGGCGAGGTAGGGGCAGACGGCGGAGGCACCGAAGCCAAACAGGGTGGCCATCTGGTGAGTGTCGCGGGCCTCGGCGGTATCCACAACGATGCTCAGACGCATGCGGACTTGCTTGCGGTTGAGATGCTGGTGGACGGCACCGGTGGCGAGCAGGGCGGGAATGGCGACGCGCTCCTCGCTGACGGCGCGATCACTCAAGATGAGGATCTGGATGTCGTCATAGACGGCCTTGGTGGCCTCATGGGAGAGGCGGACCAGGGCGGCTTTGAGACCCGCTGTGCCTTCGCTGACGGGCCAGGTGATGTCCAGGACGCGGCTGGGGAAGTCGGACATGCCCTTCAGCGTTTCCAGTTCGTTTTCGAAAAGGAATGGGGAAGTCAGGTGGACGACCTTGGCGTGCTCAGGCGTTTCATCCAGAAGGTTGCGCTGCTGGCCGAGGACGACGTCCAGGCTCATCACGGCACGCTCGCGGATCGGGTCAATCGGAGGATTGGTGACCTGGGCGAAGAGCTGCTTGAAGTAAGATGGCAGCAGACGCGGACGGGTGGAGAGGATGGAAAGGGAGGCGTCGTCGCCCATGGAATAGACGCTTTCCTCACCCTTCTGCAGCATGGGGATGAGGGAGAAGTCCAGCTCCTCCTTGGTCCAGCCAAAGGCGGCCTGCTTTTGCGAAAGACCAAGGATGTCCAGCTCTTCCTTGGGTGCGCCAGGGGACTGGGCGGTCAGGCGGCTGCGGTTTTTCAACCACTCGCCATAGGGTTGGCGGGAGGCGAGCGTCTGCTTGATCTCGTCGTTGAAACGGAGTTTTCCGGCCTGGAGGTCCACTTCCAGCATCTCGCCGGGAGCGAGGCGGCCTTTTTTGATGACCTTGGCATCGTCAATGTGGATGATGCCGACTTCTGAACCGAGGGCGAAGATGCCGTCTTCGGTCAGTTTCCAGCGGCTGGGGCGCAGGCCATTGCGGTCCAGGCCGGCAGCGACCGTGAGACCGTCAGTTAAGACGAGGGCAGCCGGGCCGTCCCACGGCTCACTGAAGCACTCATGGTATTCGTAGAAGGCCTTGAGCTCCGGGGAGGTGGTGGTGTCAATGCCGTAGGCGCTGGGGACCAGCATGGCCAGGGCGTGGGTGAGGCTGCGGCCGCTGAGGACGAGAAGTTCCAGGGCCTGGTCCAGGCTGGCGGAGTCGGAGCTGTTGGCATCCACCAGCTTCTTCAGCAGGTGCTCTTCCTGCGCCCAGTACTCATGCTCAAAGTCGCTGGTGCGGCTGCTGAGCCAGTTGCGGTTGCCGCGCACGGTATTGATTTCACCGTTGTGGGCGAGCGTGCGGAAGGGGTGGCTGAGCGCCCAGGTTGGGAAGGTATTGGTGGAGAAACGCTGGTGGAAGAGCGCCAACGAGGTGTCATAATCATCGCTCTGGAGATCGGTATAAAATTTCTCCAGGGAAGAAGGCAGCAGGAGCGCCTTGTAAACGATGGTGCGGTGGGAGAGCGAGGAGATGTAGAAGCTGGTGATCTTCTGCTCGCGAGCCTTGATGACCAGCTCCCGGCGGACGAGGTAAAGCTGGCGTTCAAAGGTGTTGTCATCCATTTCCTCCGGGCGCTCCAGGAAGAGATGCTGGATGAAGGGCATGGTGCGGCGGGCTTTCTCGCCCAGCTCATTGGGGTTCACCGGCACGTCACGCCAACCGAGCACGCGGATTTTGCGGTTCCGCACGATGGCTTCGGTGAGGAGCTGGATGCGGAGCTGTTCACCCGGATCATGAGGGAGGAAAAACACGCCGACGGCTAGGTCCATGGGATGGTCCAGCGCGTGGCCGAGCTTTTCGACCTCAGGCAGAAGGACGTTATAAGGGATGTGGGTGAGCACGCCCGCGCCGTCTCCTGTGACCCGGTCTGCATCCACGGCACCGCGATGCTGGACGCTGCAGACGCCGCAAAGGGCCATGTCCAGAATGTCACGACTACGTTTACCATGGATGTTCGCAACAAAGCCGACGCCACAGGCATCGCGTTCCATGTCGATCAAGTGGAGCGAGCCTTCGTTGGGGATATCCTGGTCGTAGAATGGGTATTTCATGGGGCAGAAAACCCCTCTGCCAGACGACTGCCGTCAGGTCAGAGGGGTGGGTAGTTTGTACCTTCAGAATGAATTGGCAAGCAAGGAGAATGCCAGGAAGCGAAACTGGCTTTTGCGCCTGAGGCAAATTTTGACGGGGTGTGGGTCAAATTTAGGCTTTTTGGTAGGCAAACGGGAGGCGTGGAAGCGGGCTTCAGAAGCGGCAGGATATGCCTGGCGATGAAAAGAACCGGTCGTTCGTCTATGAATGATGGTGATGTAAAGGGTTGAATATCAGTGATTTGTAAAAATGACAATTCTTTAACGCATCATCATTTAGCGGATGGATGGGGATTTGGGCAGGTGGCTGAAGCTGTGGTCGGGAATTTTCTTCCGGGCGGCGGAAGATGAGGATGAGGTGGCCAACCGGGGATAAAAAAATGACAGATTGGTATGGGCCGGAAGCATTTGGATATTTCTTTGGTGGGGGAAATGAGAGTTCTGAGAGCTGGCCAGGGATATTATATACAATTATAAATGGATGTCTGTGACGGGGCGTTTCTTTCACTTGCTGCCCCTGTTCGTGGTAAATTCCATTTTTGAACAGGTATGGCTGCATGCTATGGAACATCCAACGAACGCTGGGGCCAAAAAACTGGGGTTGAACCCGGAGTTCAGGTTGAATGTATGTTTGCCTCGCTGGCAATTTCCAGAGAGGCTTCCAGACTGCTAAATCCCAGGCCTTCCTAAATCCAGCTCTCCGGCCCGCTTCAGTTCCTCCACAAAGACGGCAAACACCTTGTCATTCTTCTGCCGGTCCAGCACGCCCACGGCGATGTGAATCGGCTGCGGCTGCGGGCTCAGCGGCTTTAAAACAATGCGCTCCGGGATCAGGCAGGCGATGCGCTCCACCACCAGGGCGATGCCGATGCCCGCCTCCACCGCCGAGATCAGGCTGGTCACGCCGTCGCACTCGCTGGCGATGCGCGCATTGATGCGGTGCTCTTTGAACCAGGCGCCAATGAAGGCCCAATAGTCCGGATAGTCGCGCTGGTTGTACACGACCAGCCGCTGCTCATGGAGATCCTGTGGCGACAGGATCTTTTTCGCCTGCAGCGGATGCTGGCGCGGCAGGGCGACCCGCCAGGCCTGGCGCTGTACGGTGGTCCACAGGATGTCCGGCATATCCTTCACCGGCGGCACGGTCACAATAACATCCAGGCTGCCTTTGATGAGGCCATCCATCATTTCCTGGTTGGCCAAGTCAGACAGCTCCACCCGCGCTTTCGGATGCACCTGGGAAAAAGCCTCCATGGCCGGTGAGAGAATGCCCGCGCTCAGGGAAGGGGAGTAGCCCACACGGATCGTTTGCGCCTTCGCCGTGGCCCGCACGCGCTGCTCCAGCGCATCCGCCCGCTCCAGCAGCACGCGCCCTTCCTTCAGCAGCAGCTCCCCCGCCGGAGTCAGGCTAAAAGAATGCGCTCCCCGCTCCAGCAGCCCCACTCCCAGCTCATCCTCCAGCCCCTTGATCTGTCGGCTCAGCGCCGGTTGGGTCAGGTGCAATCGCGCCGCAGCCCGGCTAATGTTACCATCTTCAGCAGCAGCGATAAAAGAGCGCAGGGGGCGGAGTTCCATGAGGAGAGCTCCAGCATACACCGCCCGCAGTCTCAGGCAAACACAGCCGCATTAGCCTCCCTTATCTATTGAGTGCAGTATCGTCCTGTCATGAAAACCAAACTTCGCAGATCCAATGAAAGAGGCCACGCTGACCACGGCTGGCTGGACAGTCACCACACCTTCAGCTTTGCCGATTATTATGATCCGGCTCAGATGGGCTTCCGTAGCCTGCGTGTCATCAACCAGGACCGTGTGGCCCCTGGTGGCGGTTTCCCCACGCATCCGCACCGGGACATGGAAATCTTCAGCTATGTGCTGGAAGGGACCTTGGCCCACAAGGACAGCCTGGGCAACGGCCGCGAGCTGAAGCCCGGCCAGGTCCAGCTCATGAGCGCCGGCAAAGGCGTTCTGCACAGCGAGTTCAACCCGTCCTCCACCGAAACCGCGCACTTTCTGCAAATCTGGATCCAGCCGCAAGCCCGCGCCCTGGTCCCCAGCTACACGGAGTGGCACCCCGATCCCGCCCAGGAAAAGGAGCCCAAGGTGCTCGTCATCTCCCCGGATGGCCGGGATGCCTCCGCCACCATCCACCAGGATGCCGATGTCTATCGCGTCCGTCTGGACGGCTCCGCCAGCATCGAGCATGAGGTGAAAACTGGACGCGGCGTCTGGTTCCAGCTCATCAAAGGTCAGGCCACCATCAACGGCCACACCCTCCAGCCCGGCGATGCTCTCAGCACCGAGGATGCCGGCACCCTCACCATCACCTCCGACGGCCCCGACACCGAAGCCCTGCTCTTCGACCTCGGCTAAGCCGCCAGTAAAAAAACAAAACCCTGCGGGTCCCAGCGACCCGCAGGGTTTTTTTTGCGATGGCACAACGCCCATCTCCAAGCGATAAGGAAGCATGCGCTCCGACTTTCATCGCAAGCCCACCGGCTCACGCACGCCGCCACGTCCCGGTCCTCGTCCTTTTCAGGGAAAAGGGGCCCAGGGGCCGGCATCAGGACCGCGCCCGGACCGCAGCCAGGGCGGTACGTCCTGGGAAAAGTCGGCCGACTGGTATGACCGCATCCTCGGGGAGCGTGGCTCGGAGCTGTATCAGGCCGTCGTCATTCCCAATTCACTGGACCTGCTGAAGCCAAAAAAGGGCGAGCACATCCTGGATCTCGGTTGCGGCCAGGGAGTTTTCTCCCGGGCGCTTGCGGACAAAGGGGCCAAGGTCACCGGTGTGGATGCTGCGCCTACCCTCATCGCCAAAGCTCGTACCTATCAGAGTCGCACGCCCATCCGTTATTATGATCGGGATGCTGCAGAGCTTACGGGCCTGGGCGAGTTCGATGCCGCCTCGGCCATCCTCTGCCTGCAAAACATGGAGCACCTGGACACGGTCATTGCCGCCACGGCAGCCGTTTTGAAGCCCGGCGGCAGGATGCTCTGGGTGCTGAACCACCCCGCCTTCCGCATCCCCCGCCAGTCCTCCTGGGGCAATGAAGAGGAGAGAAAAATTCAGTATCGCCGTGTTGATGCTTACAGCAGCACGCTCGGCATCCCCATTCTCATGCATCCAGGCAAGGCAGACAGCGAGAGCACTGTCAGCTTTCACCGCAGTTTTGAAACGCTCACCTCCGCCGGCTTCAAGGCCGGCTTGGCCATGACCGGGCTGGGGGAATGGTATTCGCACAAAGAAAGCCAGCCAGGGCCGCGCGCCCGGGCGGAAAACCGTGCTAGAAAAGAGTTCCCGCTTTTCCTGGCCCTGCTCTGGCAAAAGCAGGCTGTCACATCCGCCTGAATCCCGGTTAATATCCTCCCGATGAAATTACTCGCTCCCGTTTGTGCTGTTGGTCTTTTACTGGCCGCTTGTGCCAGCAAACCCGTCGCCCCGGAAGACCCCATCGAAGCCCTCGCCGGGCGGGATTATTTTGTACAATTCGTGAAGCCGATCCTGGAGACGCAGTGCCTGCGCTGCCATCAGGGTGCCAATCCACCCGCTGGGCTTTCCCTCGTCCAGCGCAGCGGTGCTTATGCCCCGCGCAAGCGTGACCGCGCCTTCATCGTCCCAGGGGATCCGGAGGCCAGCCTGCTGCTCACCGCCGTCTCCAGGGTCGGCACCCACCCCCTCATCATGCCCCGTCTGGACATCACGCTGACAGATGATGACATCGGCGCGCTGCATGAATGGATCGAGGACGGAGCCTACTGGCCTGATAATCCGGACGGCTTCCTCCAGCCGCGATACAACATCGAGAATCCTTGATTTTACAAGGATTCCAGGCCTGTCTAACTCCAATTGATACAATTCGGACTTCAGTGTTTTCAGCAGTTTTCAGAGGGTCAGTCACAAAAATACCCACATGGGAGAGTTTGCGCGTAGCTGGCCTGTAGGATGCTGGACATGATAAACGTTGTCCTGACCAACCGACAATTTCACCATGGGCAAAGAATACGACACCACTCCACAGACCGTCCCGCACGTCGCGACGAAATACCGCACGATCTGCACCCAGGTCCCCCACCCGGATTCCATCCAGCACATTGAGCGGAGCCGCAAGTATGAGCCCTACTCCATGCGCGGCATGCCGCCCATCGTCTGGGACCGTGCTGAAGACATCTCCGTTTATGACAAGTACGGCAACCGCTGGCTCGACTGGAGCAGCGGCGTCCTCGTGACCAACTGCGGCCACGGCGTGCCGGAAGTCCGCAAGGCCATCATTGACCAGGTCAACAGCGGCCTCATCCACAACTACGTCTTCCCTAGCGAAGAGCGCCCGGAGCTTTGCGAGCTCATCGCCAGCGTCTCTCCTGAGCCGTTGAAAAAAGTCTTCCTGCTGAGCACCGGCAGCGAGGCCACCGAGTGCGCCATCAAGCTCAGCCGCGCCCACGGCATTGCCGTCGGCGGCCGGGAAAAGATCGGCATCATCGGCTTCGAACGCGGATATCATGGCCGCACCCTCGCCTCCCAGCAGGCTGGCGGCATGGCGGGCCAGAAGACCTGGATCGTCAACATGGACCCCGCCATCATCAACGTGCCGTTCCCGGACGGCTATTGGGATAGCGACAGCAGCTTCGACGGTTTCCTGAATGCGGTGGAAAAGAGCGGCATGAAGCCCTCCCAGATCGCCGGCGTGATCATGGAGAGCTATCAGGGCGTCGGCCCCGACTTCGCCCCCGTGGAATACATCGAAAAACTCCGCGCCTGGTGCACCGAGCATGACGTCGTGCTCACCTTTGACGAAGTGCAATCCGGCTTCGGGCGCACAGGCAAGTTCTGGGCCTTTGAGTATTACGGCGTGGTCCCGGACCTCATTTGCTGTGGCAAGGGCATCTCCTCCTCCCTCCCCCTGGCCGCCGTCATCGGCCGTCCGGACATCATGGACCAGTTCCCTCCGGGCTCCATGACGAGCACCCATTCCGGTAACCCAGTCTGCTGCGCTGCCGCCCTGGCCAACATCCGCAAGCTGCTGGATGAAGACCTCACCGGCAATGCCGCCCGCCTGGGCCCCGTGCTGCTGGCCGGTTGCAAGGAGATCCAGTCACGCCATCCTGAAGTCATCGGCAACGTCACCTGCGCCGGCCTCGTCGCCGGTCTGCAGACCGTCAAACGCGGCACCAAGCAGCCGGACCACGATCTCGCCCACCGCGTCATCGAGCTTTGCTATCAGAAGGGCCTGCTCTTCTTCGCACCCGTCGGTGCCTGGGGCCAGACTGTCAAAATCTGCCCCCCTCTCACCATCCCTCTGGACGCCCTCCAGGAAGGCATCGCCGTCATGGCCGAAGCCTTCGATGAAGCCGTCGCCGAAATGTACGACGACGTCGAAGTCGAAACCGCTGATGAAAAAGAGGCCGAGCTGGTCGCTTAACTTCTCCAGACTCCTCACAAAAAAATCCCATGACTGCCAGGTCATGGGATTTTTTATGGAATGATGAAGAGGCAGCCCTGGTTTGCTCACCCGTGCCGACCTTTAAACGTCAGCTCCGCAATGCCGGATTTGTCCAGACCTCCAAGCCCCAGGCTGACCATCTTCTGATACTGGGCGATGGTGGCCAGGTTCAGAGGCAGATTCAGGTTCACGCTTTCCGCCATGCTGCCGGCGATGCCGCTGTCCTTGGCGGCGTGCTCGGCGGAGAACCAGCAGTCATGCTCGCGCGCCACCATGTCGGCACTGTCCGTCTCCAGCACACGGCTGTTGGCACCGGTCTGACTGAAGACCTCGCGGATCATGTCCAGGTCATGCCCCAGGGCGGCGGCCAGTCCCAGGCCCTCGGCCAGGCCGGCGGTGTTGATGTTCATCACCATGTTCACCAGCGCCTTCACTTCCGCTGCGCGGCCAGGGCCGCCGATGAAGCGGCGGTTCACGCTCATCTGCTCCAGTATGGGAAGCACGTCGTTATAGACGGATTCATCACCCGCCAGCATCAGGTACAGCTTGCCTTCGCGGGCATGGCTGATGCTGGAGGCCATACTGGCTTCCAGGCTGTCCGCCCCGGCTGCCTTCGCCGCTTCATAGACTTCCCGATGGATGCCCGGGGAGACGGTGGCGCAGTTGATGAAAATCTTTCCCTTGGCTTCATTCAGCAGGTTGTCGCCGGGGCCGAAGAAGATGGTCCGCATGGACTCGTCATTGGTGACGACGGTGAAGATCACGTCCGCAGCCGCAGCCACCTCAGCCAGTGTTTCCGGGGCGGCACAGCCCAGTTCTTCCGCCAGGGCAGTGGCGATGGGGCGGTGGCTGTCATACACGGCGGTCACGCTGTATCCGCAATCTTTCAAACGACGGGCCATGTTGGCTCCCATGCGTCCGACTCCGACAAAGGCGATGGTCTTGCTCATAAAGAAAAAATAAAAAAACTGGGGTTGGGAAAAGGTAAAGGTGGCG encodes:
- the gltB gene encoding glutamate synthase large subunit codes for the protein MKYPFYDQDIPNEGSLHLIDMERDACGVGFVANIHGKRSRDILDMALCGVCSVQHRGAVDADRVTGDGAGVLTHIPYNVLLPEVEKLGHALDHPMDLAVGVFFLPHDPGEQLRIQLLTEAIVRNRKIRVLGWRDVPVNPNELGEKARRTMPFIQHLFLERPEEMDDNTFERQLYLVRRELVIKAREQKITSFYISSLSHRTIVYKALLLPSSLEKFYTDLQSDDYDTSLALFHQRFSTNTFPTWALSHPFRTLAHNGEINTVRGNRNWLSSRTSDFEHEYWAQEEHLLKKLVDANSSDSASLDQALELLVLSGRSLTHALAMLVPSAYGIDTTTSPELKAFYEYHECFSEPWDGPAALVLTDGLTVAAGLDRNGLRPSRWKLTEDGIFALGSEVGIIHIDDAKVIKKGRLAPGEMLEVDLQAGKLRFNDEIKQTLASRQPYGEWLKNRSRLTAQSPGAPKEELDILGLSQKQAAFGWTKEELDFSLIPMLQKGEESVYSMGDDASLSILSTRPRLLPSYFKQLFAQVTNPPIDPIRERAVMSLDVVLGQQRNLLDETPEHAKVVHLTSPFLFENELETLKGMSDFPSRVLDITWPVSEGTAGLKAALVRLSHEATKAVYDDIQILILSDRAVSEERVAIPALLATGAVHQHLNRKQVRMRLSIVVDTAEARDTHQMATLFGFGASAVCPYLAFDTIQEVLEADKTARKPALEGYDYPKVLANYRKGLEKGVLKIMSKMGISVLSSYTGAQIFEAVGIGKEVMDYCFSGTPSQIAGIGYAEIAEEALARHALGFGQAVPDDGTAPAAASKVDLGDPGYYRPRQKGEIHAVTGPVIKNFHTFVKSGAPEDYQKYVAAQLENSPVALKDLLEFVPSSDGPIPLDEVEPIEDIRVRFTTAAMSLGAISPEAHEALAIAMNRIGGKSDSGEGGEDPKRFKPYDNGDWANSKIKQVASGRFGVTAEYLANAWELEIKMAQGAKPGEGGQLPAMKVNRMIARLRNTTPGVMLISPPPHHDIYSIEDLAQLIHDLKEANPRARVCVKLVAESGVGTIAAGVAKANADIILVSGHDGGTGASPLSSIKHAGLPWELGLAETQQVLMLNGLRERVTLRTDGGLRNGRDIAIAAMLGAEEFNFGTIALIALGCVYVRQCHLNNCPVGVATTDPKFRAKFKGKPEHVVNFFNSVAEEVRAIMAQLGVAKMNDLIGRPEFLRQRQVPGHKKANMIDLSRVLKDVGLEIKQDVARTCQMNQNDGLDEHPLDDRLIQDAQFAISDKRKVKPVRYKIKNTFRNIGTKLSGEIAFHHGNHGLPPGSVDITCEGSAGQSFGTFLCGGVKLTLVGEANDYVGKGLCGGEIIIRPSPRLNPVCNSWENSIMGNTVMYGATSGQLFAAGRAGERFCVRNSGATAVVEGIGDHGCEYMTGGVVAVLGTFGKNFGAGMSGGLAYLLDEAGSFDQLHNPEMIKGEAVTDPEDINQLHTLVSDHLERTESLRAKDILDNWDKYLPLFIKVTSKAEPVQVPAEEETATTAPVITEAIEPAAA
- a CDS encoding LysR substrate-binding domain-containing protein, producing MELRPLRSFIAAAEDGNISRAAARLHLTQPALSRQIKGLEDELGVGLLERGAHSFSLTPAGELLLKEGRVLLERADALEQRVRATAKAQTIRVGYSPSLSAGILSPAMEAFSQVHPKARVELSDLANQEMMDGLIKGSLDVIVTVPPVKDMPDILWTTVQRQAWRVALPRQHPLQAKKILSPQDLHEQRLVVYNQRDYPDYWAFIGAWFKEHRINARIASECDGVTSLISAVEAGIGIALVVERIACLIPERIVLKPLSPQPQPIHIAVGVLDRQKNDKVFAVFVEELKRAGELDLGRPGI
- a CDS encoding pirin family protein, whose amino-acid sequence is MKTKLRRSNERGHADHGWLDSHHTFSFADYYDPAQMGFRSLRVINQDRVAPGGGFPTHPHRDMEIFSYVLEGTLAHKDSLGNGRELKPGQVQLMSAGKGVLHSEFNPSSTETAHFLQIWIQPQARALVPSYTEWHPDPAQEKEPKVLVISPDGRDASATIHQDADVYRVRLDGSASIEHEVKTGRGVWFQLIKGQATINGHTLQPGDALSTEDAGTLTITSDGPDTEALLFDLG
- a CDS encoding class I SAM-dependent methyltransferase, whose amino-acid sequence is MRSDFHRKPTGSRTPPRPGPRPFQGKGAQGPASGPRPDRSQGGTSWEKSADWYDRILGERGSELYQAVVIPNSLDLLKPKKGEHILDLGCGQGVFSRALADKGAKVTGVDAAPTLIAKARTYQSRTPIRYYDRDAAELTGLGEFDAASAILCLQNMEHLDTVIAATAAVLKPGGRMLWVLNHPAFRIPRQSSWGNEEERKIQYRRVDAYSSTLGIPILMHPGKADSESTVSFHRSFETLTSAGFKAGLAMTGLGEWYSHKESQPGPRARAENRARKEFPLFLALLWQKQAVTSA
- a CDS encoding c-type cytochrome domain-containing protein; protein product: MKLLAPVCAVGLLLAACASKPVAPEDPIEALAGRDYFVQFVKPILETQCLRCHQGANPPAGLSLVQRSGAYAPRKRDRAFIVPGDPEASLLLTAVSRVGTHPLIMPRLDITLTDDDIGALHEWIEDGAYWPDNPDGFLQPRYNIENP
- a CDS encoding aspartate aminotransferase family protein, yielding MGKEYDTTPQTVPHVATKYRTICTQVPHPDSIQHIERSRKYEPYSMRGMPPIVWDRAEDISVYDKYGNRWLDWSSGVLVTNCGHGVPEVRKAIIDQVNSGLIHNYVFPSEERPELCELIASVSPEPLKKVFLLSTGSEATECAIKLSRAHGIAVGGREKIGIIGFERGYHGRTLASQQAGGMAGQKTWIVNMDPAIINVPFPDGYWDSDSSFDGFLNAVEKSGMKPSQIAGVIMESYQGVGPDFAPVEYIEKLRAWCTEHDVVLTFDEVQSGFGRTGKFWAFEYYGVVPDLICCGKGISSSLPLAAVIGRPDIMDQFPPGSMTSTHSGNPVCCAAALANIRKLLDEDLTGNAARLGPVLLAGCKEIQSRHPEVIGNVTCAGLVAGLQTVKRGTKQPDHDLAHRVIELCYQKGLLFFAPVGAWGQTVKICPPLTIPLDALQEGIAVMAEAFDEAVAEMYDDVEVETADEKEAELVA
- a CDS encoding NAD(P)-dependent oxidoreductase, which translates into the protein MLTALHYCRQTSTPATFTFSQPQFFYFFFMSKTIAFVGVGRMGANMARRLKDCGYSVTAVYDSHRPIATALAEELGCAAPETLAEVAAAADVIFTVVTNDESMRTIFFGPGDNLLNEAKGKIFINCATVSPGIHREVYEAAKAAGADSLEASMASSISHAREGKLYLMLAGDESVYNDVLPILEQMSVNRRFIGGPGRAAEVKALVNMVMNINTAGLAEGLGLAAALGHDLDMIREVFSQTGANSRVLETDSADMVAREHDCWFSAEHAAKDSGIAGSMAESVNLNLPLNLATIAQYQKMVSLGLGGLDKSGIAELTFKGRHG